One genomic segment of Ricinus communis isolate WT05 ecotype wild-type chromosome 5, ASM1957865v1, whole genome shotgun sequence includes these proteins:
- the LOC8277796 gene encoding aspartyl protease family protein 2 produces the protein MLSEFSPILVLVLIFSGAFEATAGINHHKKNVNSNFSTLAGIELPGHMSFNAVSSSSTVKTTDCSLSKAKKDQHSQSIASQEEEEDWDLDDDDQESKQTLKLHLKHRWINRDSTHKESFVASTTRDLTRIQTLHKRILEKKNQNALSRLNKEEPKQPVVAPAASPESYPANGLSGQLMATLESGVSLGSGEYFMDVFIGTPPRHFSLILDTGSDLNWIQCVPCYDCFVQNGPYYDPKESSSFKNIGCHDPRCHLVSSPDPPQPCKAENQTCPYFYWYGDSSNTTGDFALETFTVNLTSPAGKSEFKRVENVMFGCGHWNRGLFHGAAGLLGLGRGPLSFSSQLQSLYGHSFSYCLVDRNSDTNVSSKLIFGEDKDLLNHPEVNFTSLVAGKENPVDTFYYVQIKSIMVGGEVLKIPEETWHLSPEGAGGTIVDSGTTLSYFAEPSYEIIKDAFVKKVKGYPVIKDFPILDPCYNVSGVEKMELPEFGILFEDGAVWNFPVENYFIKLEPEEIVCLAILGTPRSALSIIGNYQQQNFHILYDTKKSRLGYAPMKCADV, from the coding sequence ATGTTGTCCGAGTTTTCTCCCATTTTGGTTcttgttttaatcttttctgGTGCTTTTGAGGCAACTGCTGGAATAAATCACCACAAGAAGAATGTAAATTCCAATTTCTCGACTCTTGCTGGTATTGAGTTACCTGGGCACATGAGCTTCAATGcagtttcttcttcatcaacTGTAAAAACAACAGATTGCAGCCTCTCAAAAGCAAAGAAAGATCAACACTCACAATCAATAGCTTCacaagaagaggaagaagattgggatcttgatgatgatgatcaagAGTCTAAGCAAACACTGAAACTTCACTTAAAGCACAGATGGATAAATCGAGATTCTACGCATAAAGAATCTTTCGTTGCTTCCACAACGCGTGATTTGACCAGAATTCAGACTCTACACAAGAGGattttagagaagaagaatcaaAATGCCCTTTCAAGATTAAATAAGGAGGAGCCAAAGCAACCTGTAGTTGCTCCTGCAGCATCACCAGAGTCTTATCCAGCTAATGGGCTTTCTGGGCAGCTCATGGCTACTCTGGAGTCGGGCGTAAGCCTTGGCTCAGGAGAGTATTTCATGGATGTTTTTATTGGTACACCTCCTAGACACTTCTCTTTGATTCTTGATACTGGTAGTGATTTGAATTGGATTCAATGTGTTCCTTGTTATGATTGCTTTGTGCAAAATGGACCTTATTATGATCCTAAGGAATCAAgttcttttaagaatattGGTTGCCATGATCCTAGGTGTCATTTGGTCTCATCCCCTGATCCTCCCCAGCCCTGCAAGGCTGAGAATCAGACATgtccttatttttattggtaTGGTGATAGTTCTAATACCACCGGTGATTTTGCATTAGAAACCTTTACAGTTAATCTCACCTCACCTGCTGGGAAATCAGAATTTAAGCGAGTGGAGAATGTAATGTTCGGTTGTGGTCATTGGAACAGAGGCCTTTTCCATGGGGCAGCAGGGTTGTTAGGACTTGGAAGAGGGcctctttccttttcctcACAGCTTCAGTCTCTGTATGGTCACTCCTTTTCCTATTGTCTTGTTGATAGAAATAGTGATACTAATGTTAGCAGCAAATTGATTTTTGGGGAGGATAAGGACCTTTTGAATCATCCTGAGGTGAATTTTACTTCATTGGTTGCTGGAAAGGAAAACCCAGTTGATACATTTTATTATgttcaaataaaatcaatcatGGTTGGAGGAGAGGTGCTAAAAATACCTGAGGAGACTTGGCATTTATCCCCTGAAGGTGCTGGTGGTACCATTGTGGATTCTGGTACAACCCTCAGTTATTTTGCAGAACCATCTTATGAGATTATAAAGGATGCATTTGTTAAGAAGGTGAAAGGCTATCCAGTAATAAAAGATTTCCCAATTCTGGATCCTTGTTATAATGTCTCTGGGGTTGAGAAAATGGAGCTGCCCGAGTTCGGAATCCTTTTCGAAGATGGAGCAGTGTGGAATTTCCCTGTAGAGAACTACTTCATAAAGCTTGAACCTGAGGAAATTGTTTGCTTGGCCATTCTAGGGACTCCCCGATCTGCTCTTTCAATAATTGGCAACTATCAGCAGCAGAATTTCCATATCTTGTATGACACAAAGAAGTCTAGGCTGGGATATGCACCAATGAAGTGTGCAGATGTATAA
- the LOC8277795 gene encoding persulfide dioxygenase ETHE1 homolog, mitochondrial isoform X1, which translates to MLRSHLLRPSLSTVSFSPSPRSLIKPLLSFPNSQYATMCSYTASSSGLSSKLLFRQLFEKESSTYTYLLADVSHPDKPALLIDPVDRTVNRDLSLVKELGLKLIYALNTHVHADHVTGTGLIKTKAPGVKSIISKASNSKADLLIEAGDKIRFGDLFLEVALILLVRATPGHTLGCVTYVTGDGADQPQPRMAFTGDALLIRGCGRTDFQGGSSHQLYQSVHSQIFSLPKDTLVYPAHDYKGFTVSTVGEEMLYNPRLTKDQETFKSIMENLNLPYPKMIDIAVPANMVCGLQDLSVKPVEALSNQK; encoded by the exons ATGCTTCGATCACATTTGCTTCGCCCCTCTCTTTCAACTGTCTCATTCTCTCCTTCTCCTCGATCCCTTATTAAGCCACTTCTTTCCTTCCCAAATTCTCAATACGCGACCATGTGTAGTTATACGGCGTCGTCTTCTGGGCTCTCAAGCAAGCTCTTGTTTCGCCAGCTTTTCGAGAAGGAGTCCTCTACTTATACCTATTTGCTTGCCGACGTCTCTCACCCTGATAAGCCTGCTCtg TTGATTGATCCAGTTGACAGAACAGTGAACAGAGACCTCTCTCTTGTGAAAGAGCTAGGGTTAAAGCTAATTTATGCTTTGAACACTCATGTACATGCTGATCATGTAACCGGAACCGGCTTAATTAAG ACCAAGGCTCCAGGAGTCAAATCTATTATTTCAAAAGCAAGCAATTCCAAAGCTGATCTTCTAATTGAAGCTGGTGATAAAATTCGTTTTGGTGATCTTTTTCTTGAGGTAGCACTGATCTTGCTt GTTCGAGCTACTCCAGGTCATACTCTAGGTTGTGTTACTTATGTTACTGGTGATGGGGCTGATCAGCCCCAACCAAGGATGGCTTTTACTGGTGATGCTCTACTAATACGGGGATGTGGAAGAACTGATTTTCAG GGTGGAAGCTCACATCAGCTCTATCAGTCGGTGCATTCGCAG ATATTCAGCTTGCCCAAGGATACTTTGGTCTATCCTGCCCATGATTACAAGGGATTCACT GTTAGCACTGTTGGAGAGGAAATGCTATATAATCCTAGGCTCACCAAAGATCAG GAAACTTTTAAGAGTATAATGGAAA ATTTGAACCTTCCATATCCAAAGATGATTGACATAGCTGTTCCTGCTAACATGGTCTGTGGATTACAAGATTTATCTGTGAAGCCTGTTGAGGCCTTGTCAAACCAGAAATAA
- the LOC8277795 gene encoding persulfide dioxygenase ETHE1 homolog, mitochondrial isoform X2, which yields MLRSHLLRPSLSTVSFSPSPRSLIKPLLSFPNSQYATMCSYTASSSGLSSKLLFRQLFEKESSTYTYLLADVSHPDKPALLIDPVDRTVNRDLSLVKELGLKLIYALNTHVHADHVTGTGLIKTKAPGVKSIISKASNSKADLLIEAGDKIRFGDLFLEVRATPGHTLGCVTYVTGDGADQPQPRMAFTGDALLIRGCGRTDFQGGSSHQLYQSVHSQIFSLPKDTLVYPAHDYKGFTVSTVGEEMLYNPRLTKDQETFKSIMENLNLPYPKMIDIAVPANMVCGLQDLSVKPVEALSNQK from the exons ATGCTTCGATCACATTTGCTTCGCCCCTCTCTTTCAACTGTCTCATTCTCTCCTTCTCCTCGATCCCTTATTAAGCCACTTCTTTCCTTCCCAAATTCTCAATACGCGACCATGTGTAGTTATACGGCGTCGTCTTCTGGGCTCTCAAGCAAGCTCTTGTTTCGCCAGCTTTTCGAGAAGGAGTCCTCTACTTATACCTATTTGCTTGCCGACGTCTCTCACCCTGATAAGCCTGCTCtg TTGATTGATCCAGTTGACAGAACAGTGAACAGAGACCTCTCTCTTGTGAAAGAGCTAGGGTTAAAGCTAATTTATGCTTTGAACACTCATGTACATGCTGATCATGTAACCGGAACCGGCTTAATTAAG ACCAAGGCTCCAGGAGTCAAATCTATTATTTCAAAAGCAAGCAATTCCAAAGCTGATCTTCTAATTGAAGCTGGTGATAAAATTCGTTTTGGTGATCTTTTTCTTGAG GTTCGAGCTACTCCAGGTCATACTCTAGGTTGTGTTACTTATGTTACTGGTGATGGGGCTGATCAGCCCCAACCAAGGATGGCTTTTACTGGTGATGCTCTACTAATACGGGGATGTGGAAGAACTGATTTTCAG GGTGGAAGCTCACATCAGCTCTATCAGTCGGTGCATTCGCAG ATATTCAGCTTGCCCAAGGATACTTTGGTCTATCCTGCCCATGATTACAAGGGATTCACT GTTAGCACTGTTGGAGAGGAAATGCTATATAATCCTAGGCTCACCAAAGATCAG GAAACTTTTAAGAGTATAATGGAAA ATTTGAACCTTCCATATCCAAAGATGATTGACATAGCTGTTCCTGCTAACATGGTCTGTGGATTACAAGATTTATCTGTGAAGCCTGTTGAGGCCTTGTCAAACCAGAAATAA
- the LOC8277794 gene encoding 4-hydroxyphenylpyruvate dioxygenase yields MGKENDVVSSTPEQGFKLVGFSNFVRANPKSDRFKVKRFHHVEFWCTDATNTARRFSWGLGMPIVAKSDLSTGNVTHASYLLRSGDLNFLFTAPYSPSIAAMENLSHTATASIPTFSHETCRYFSAKHGLAVRAIAIEVEDAEIAFRTSASHGAKPSAEPILLDNRAVIAEVHLYGDVVLRYISYKNEGSNFEFLPRFEPVDEATSFPVDYGIRRLDHAVGNVPELAPVVSYVKQFTGFHEFAEFTTEDVGTSESGLNSVVLANNEETVLIPMNEPVFGTKRKSQIQTYLEHNEGAGVQHLALASEDIFRTLREMRKRSGVGGFEFMPSPPPTYYKNLKNRAGDVLSDEQIKECEELGILVDRDDQGTLLQIFTKPVGDRPTIFIEIIQRVGCMLKDDAGKEYQKGGCGGFGKGNFSELFKSIEEFEKTLEARRVTEAASA; encoded by the exons atgGGCAAAGAAAACGATGTCGTTTCATCAACACCGGAGCAAGGATTCAAGCTAGTTGGCTTCTCCAATTTCGTTCGGGCAAACCCAAAATCCGACCGTTTTAAAGTGAAACGATTTCATCACGTGGAGTTCTGGTGCACAGATGCTACAAACACGGCACGTCGTTTCTCATGGGGACTCGGTATGCCAATCGTCGCTAAGTCAGACCTTTCAACCGGGAACGTCACACACGCTTCTTATCTGCTCCGCTCCGGCGATCTCAATTTCCTCTTCACGGCTCCTTACTCTCCTTCAATCGCCGCCATGGAGAACTTATCCCACACTGCCACCGCATCCATTCCTACTTTCTCTCACGAGACTTGCCGCTACTTCTCAGCCAAACACGGCCTAGCTGTTAGAGCAATCGCAATCGAAGTAGAAGACGCTGAAATAGCTTTTCGCACAAGCGCATCTCACGGCGCTAAGCCCTCAGCTGAACCTATACTCCTCGATAATCGCGCTGTCATCGCTGAAGTTCATTTATACGGCGACGTGGTTTTGCGTTACATCAGTTACAAAAATGAAGGCTCCAACTTCGAGTTTCTACCGAGATTTGAGCCAGTAGATGAAGCGACGTCGTTTCCTGTAGATTACGGGATCAGAAGATTAGATCATGCGGTCGGAAACGTACCGGAATTAGCGCCGGTGGTTTCGTATGTGAAACAGTTCACTGGATTTCATGAATTTGCTGAGTTTACAACGGAGGATGTGGGGACCTCTGAGAGCGGGTTAAACTCTGTCGTTTTGGCGAATAATGAAGAAACGGTGTTGATACCGATGAATGAGCCGGTGTTTGGGACTAAAAGGAAGAGTCAAATACAGACGTATTTGGAGCATAATGAAGGTGCTGGAGTGCAGCATTTGGCGCTTGCGAGTGAAGATATATTTAGGACTTTGAGAGAAATGAGAAAGAGGAGTGGTGTTGGGGGTTTTGAGTTTATGCCGTCTCCGCCTCCCACATATtataagaatttgaaaaatagggCTGGTGATGTTCTGAGTGATGAGCAGATTAAAGAGTGTGAAGAGTTGGGGATTTTGGTTGATAGAGATGATCAAGGCACTTTGCTCCAGATTTTCACCAAGCCTGTTGGCGATAG ACCGACTATTTTTATAGAGATAATTCAGAGAGTAGGCTGCATGCTCAAGGATGACGCAGGGAAAGAATATCAGAAAGGTGGATGCGGAGGATTTGGGAAAGGCAACTTTTCAGAGCTGTTTAAGTCCAttgaagaatttgaaaagactCTTGAAGCTAGACGAGTTACAGAGGCAGCTTCAGCATAA